One genomic window of Borreliella garinii includes the following:
- a CDS encoding ATP-binding cassette domain-containing protein yields MAIEVSNVKFSYKGKEVYSDLNLNIETPQSYLLLGKNGVGKTTLLKLVSGLLEPLKGKVLFNSLAAFPRNPLNLMNLFFIPEEFSLPRLSLAEYSKSLSRFYPNFNKADFEKYLLDFNLDISLDLSSASFGQKKKSIIAFSLATNVSFLLFDEPTNSLDIVSKNAFRNVLSNLNDRVIFITGHNVRDLTGVIDYLIIVGEKSILFSNSISYINKNYKIKIISELNGNELYCEKNKDGFKALYFESSNGAEVVDIEFFFLYVTENKKER; encoded by the coding sequence ATGGCTATTGAAGTTTCTAATGTAAAATTTTCTTATAAGGGAAAAGAAGTTTACTCAGATTTGAATTTAAACATTGAGACTCCTCAATCTTATTTGCTTCTTGGTAAAAATGGGGTTGGAAAAACAACTTTGCTTAAACTTGTAAGTGGACTTTTAGAGCCATTAAAGGGGAAGGTTTTATTCAACTCTTTGGCAGCTTTCCCAAGAAATCCCTTGAATTTAATGAATTTATTCTTTATTCCTGAAGAATTTTCACTTCCTAGATTGTCTTTAGCTGAATACAGTAAATCTTTATCTAGATTTTATCCAAATTTTAATAAGGCAGATTTTGAAAAATATTTATTAGATTTTAATCTAGATATTTCCCTTGATCTATCTTCTGCTTCTTTTGGACAAAAGAAAAAAAGTATTATTGCATTTTCTCTAGCTACAAATGTTTCTTTCTTATTGTTTGATGAGCCAACAAATAGTCTTGATATTGTTTCAAAAAATGCTTTTAGAAATGTACTTTCTAATTTAAATGATAGAGTCATTTTTATTACAGGTCACAATGTGAGGGATTTGACAGGAGTTATAGATTATTTAATTATTGTTGGGGAGAAGTCAATTCTTTTTTCCAATTCAATATCTTATATTAATAAAAATTATAAGATTAAAATTATCAGCGAACTTAATGGAAATGAATTGTATTGTGAAAAAAATAAAGATGGGTTTAAGGCACTTTATTTTGAGAGTAGCAATGGAGCTGAAGTTGTTGATATTGAATTTTTCTTTTTATATGTTACTGAAAATAAAAAGGAGAGATAA